A stretch of DNA from Candidatus Ancaeobacter aquaticus:
TTTCCTTTTAATTGCGGGAACAAGATAACATCCCTAATCGATTCCTGGTTGGTCAGAACCATAACTAATCGATCAATCCCGATTCCCAGTCCTCCGGCAGGCGGCATACCGTGTTCAAGAGCACGCACATAATCCTCATCAATATCTTTACCGGTCCCTTCGGCCTGTTTCTGAAAATTTTTGAGCTGGATTGCAGGATCATTAAGCTCAGAATAGGCATTAGCAAGCTCCTGTCCATTCATGTAGAGTTCGAACCGTTCAGCGATTTCCGGATCATCTTTTTTCGTCTTTGATAGCGGGCACAAAATAGCAGGATAATCAGTAATGAATGTAGGGTTGATTAACTTCTTTTCAACACAACTTTCAAATATTTCATTAACGACTGCATGATCATGAGCGTTTTTATCAAACTCAACACCTAATTTCTTTGCCTGCTCCTTAATATTGTCACAGGTCTTAAAATCTATTCCCGTATACTCTTTAAGTGCATCATACATTGATATTCTTTTCCAAGGCGGTGTCATATCAATACCGCTTGCTCCTGTTTTAAGATCTATACCGAGCTCTGAACAAATGTAGACAGTCAACTCTTCAGTGAGTGTCATCATTGATTCATAATCTTCGTACGCTGCATATATCTCTAACATAGTAAATTCAGGGTTGTGGCGACGAGATAACCCCTCATTCCTAAAATTTCTATTCAGTTCATAAACTTTTTCTAATCCACCAACAAGTAACCGTTTAAGATACAGCTCAGGAGCTATTCTTAAATACAGATCGGTAGACAATGATTCGTGGTATGTTACAAACGGTT
This window harbors:
- the lysS gene encoding lysine--tRNA ligase, whose protein sequence is MTDQTHPDVTDQREKDFISERKERLQTIVNAGGEPYGRKFERSGYISEYIESYEEGKLVTVCGRVMAWRGHGKTVFADVRDRTGKIQMYARKDELVESFDLLQCVDIGDIIGITGKLVKTRTGEVTVHLESFAMLSKALRPLPEKWHGLKDIETRYRQRYLDLISNEEVRNVFLKRSAIITLIRKYLDEREYLEVETPMMQAMAGGAVAKPFVTYHESLSTDLYLRIAPELYLKRLLVGGLEKVYELNRNFRNEGLSRRHNPEFTMLEIYAAYEDYESMMTLTEELTVYICSELGIDLKTGASGIDMTPPWKRISMYDALKEYTGIDFKTCDNIKEQAKKLGVEFDKNAHDHAVVNEIFESCVEKKLINPTFITDYPAILCPLSKTKKDDPEIAERFELYMNGQELANAYSELNDPAIQLKNFQKQAEGTGKDIDEDYVRALEHGMPPAGGLGIGIDRLVMVLTNQESIRDVILFPQLKGKG